From Anaerohalosphaera lusitana, one genomic window encodes:
- a CDS encoding DUF362 domain-containing protein produces MSKVAVIKTTPDTILDDVKRLMDMADVSSALDSSATTILKNNISWHLMYPSANTTPWQLEGTIQGLQKAGFDDLVCVENETVVTSAKKGEMYNKQRPVCEHYDVPIKYNFKPADMKWTTYQPKADMLVLDDIFPEGIRIPDYFHGKNVVHLPTVKCHIYTNMTGAMKNAFGGLLSNRRHYCHSKIHETLVDLLAIQKEIHPGIFTVMDGTTAGNGPGPRTMIPLRKDVLLASDDCVAIDAVSASLMGFEPMDHKFIRLAHERGLGTGRLDEIEIIGDFDVKNTDWQFSTGDNAASSVGKLFWFGPMKWLQRLMFHTPIVYMFIFASAVYHDKIWYPKEGKKVVKDWLENSEWGKMFQDYEPGK; encoded by the coding sequence ATGAGCAAAGTTGCTGTCATAAAAACGACCCCAGACACCATTCTGGATGATGTTAAGCGTCTTATGGATATGGCCGACGTATCATCCGCACTCGACAGTTCGGCCACTACGATACTGAAAAATAACATCTCCTGGCACCTTATGTACCCCAGCGCAAACACCACTCCCTGGCAGCTCGAAGGGACCATACAGGGCCTGCAAAAAGCGGGCTTTGACGACCTGGTGTGCGTGGAAAATGAAACCGTCGTAACCTCCGCCAAAAAGGGTGAGATGTACAATAAACAACGGCCCGTCTGCGAGCACTACGATGTTCCGATAAAGTACAACTTCAAGCCCGCGGACATGAAATGGACCACCTACCAGCCCAAAGCGGATATGCTGGTACTCGACGACATCTTCCCCGAGGGTATCCGCATCCCGGACTATTTTCACGGCAAGAACGTCGTCCATCTGCCCACCGTCAAGTGTCACATTTATACAAACATGACCGGCGCGATGAAAAACGCGTTCGGCGGCCTGCTTTCCAACCGCCGGCACTACTGTCATTCAAAAATTCACGAAACCCTCGTCGACCTGCTTGCAATCCAGAAAGAGATCCATCCGGGCATATTCACGGTCATGGACGGCACGACCGCGGGTAACGGACCGGGTCCGCGAACAATGATCCCACTCCGCAAGGACGTGTTGCTGGCATCGGATGACTGTGTTGCGATAGACGCGGTGTCGGCAAGCCTGATGGGGTTTGAGCCGATGGATCACAAGTTCATCCGCCTGGCACACGAAAGGGGGCTGGGCACCGGAAGGCTCGACGAGATCGAGATAATCGGCGATTTTGACGTCAAAAACACCGACTGGCAGTTCAGCACAGGCGATAATGCGGCTTCGAGCGTGGGCAAGCTGTTCTGGTTCGGTCCGATGAAATGGCTCCAGCGGCTGATGTTCCACACGCCGATCGTATACATGTTCATCTTTGCCTCGGCTGTGTATCACGATAAGATCTGGTACCCGAAAGAAGGCAAAAAGGTGGTAAAAGACTGGCTCGAAAACAGCGAATGGGGAAAAATGTTCCAGGATTATGAACCCGGCAAGTGA
- a CDS encoding protein O-mannosyl-transferase family, whose amino-acid sequence MYNGLRKNTLYYLTALVLALLVYIPSTAPGALWQDSGMFQYRVYNGDIEGGLGLALAHPLYHLIGFAVKSIPLGEFGYRVNLISAVCGALTIANIFLLVRIWLRKTLPAAVAAISLALSWTFWQHSAIAEVYTLYTAIFSAELIVLYMFCKTNQPRYLILLGFVNGLSIANHMWGIIPLAVYGCMAIYVLAKNRNTWPVFAAFILAWTVGAFPYEYLIIEQYLETRDLPAVISSALFGSSWASDALNVAITPRIALENVLFIGLSFATPNILLIFAGCYAIRKTAGPAMFKTVIAILLGLFFIFAFRYTVPDRYAFFIPFYCLSAIFMGVGANWLLKRTSSGAIPVIVLIFAFLPPLVYFFVPAMAQKAGVSLGTKRQIPFRNDYEYFLQPWQGGNTGPQQFAESALNQVPEDSIIIADGTTVYALWYAQAVHNMAPSVKVLSNHGDYENPIAFPDVKALEKLLQSHDIYVVSPIPGYTPKFMLENYDFKTAGNLHKVREK is encoded by the coding sequence ATGTACAACGGACTGCGCAAAAACACGCTTTACTACCTCACGGCCCTGGTATTGGCCCTGCTCGTCTACATACCCTCCACCGCGCCCGGCGCACTCTGGCAGGACAGCGGAATGTTCCAGTACCGCGTTTATAACGGCGACATCGAAGGCGGTCTAGGCCTCGCACTGGCCCACCCGCTCTACCACCTCATAGGATTCGCCGTAAAGAGCATCCCGCTCGGCGAATTCGGCTACCGTGTAAATCTCATCTCCGCAGTCTGCGGCGCGCTGACGATCGCAAACATCTTTCTGCTGGTCCGCATTTGGCTCAGAAAAACGCTCCCCGCAGCGGTTGCAGCAATCTCGCTGGCCCTGTCGTGGACATTCTGGCAGCACTCAGCCATCGCGGAGGTCTACACCCTCTACACCGCCATTTTTTCTGCGGAACTGATAGTTCTTTACATGTTTTGCAAGACAAACCAGCCTCGATACCTGATTCTGCTCGGTTTTGTCAACGGCCTGTCCATCGCAAATCACATGTGGGGCATCATTCCCCTCGCAGTCTACGGCTGCATGGCCATATATGTACTTGCAAAAAACCGCAACACCTGGCCGGTTTTCGCAGCCTTCATACTTGCATGGACCGTGGGAGCATTTCCCTACGAATACCTGATAATCGAACAATACCTCGAAACACGCGATTTGCCTGCCGTCATATCCTCGGCACTGTTCGGCAGCAGTTGGGCCTCGGACGCCCTGAATGTCGCAATAACCCCGCGTATCGCCCTTGAAAACGTGCTTTTTATCGGGCTTTCGTTCGCCACTCCCAATATTTTGCTGATCTTCGCAGGGTGTTACGCGATCCGCAAAACCGCGGGCCCGGCAATGTTCAAAACAGTGATCGCAATCCTGCTGGGACTGTTTTTTATCTTCGCGTTCCGCTATACGGTTCCGGACAGATACGCGTTTTTCATCCCGTTTTACTGCCTTTCAGCCATATTTATGGGTGTTGGCGCCAACTGGCTGCTCAAAAGAACGAGCAGCGGTGCAATCCCTGTTATTGTACTAATATTCGCGTTTTTGCCCCCGCTGGTGTACTTTTTTGTACCCGCGATGGCCCAAAAAGCGGGTGTGAGCCTCGGTACGAAGCGTCAGATCCCGTTTCGGAACGACTATGAATACTTCCTGCAGCCGTGGCAGGGGGGCAACACCGGACCGCAGCAGTTTGCAGAATCAGCACTCAATCAGGTTCCGGAGGATTCGATCATAATTGCTGACGGCACAACGGTTTACGCTTTGTGGTATGCCCAGGCGGTGCACAATATGGCCCCATCCGTAAAAGTCCTCTCTAACCACGGCGACTATGAGAACCCGATAGCATTCCCCGACGTAAAGGCACTTGAGAAGTTACTGCAAAGTCACGATATTTACGTGGTTTCGCCGATTCCCGGCTATACACCGAAATTTATGCTCGAAAATTACGATTTCAAAACTGCCGGAAACTTGCACAAAGTTAGGGAAAAATAG
- a CDS encoding decaprenyl-phosphate phosphoribosyltransferase, translating to MASRSAVADYLKLARPHNWIKNVVVLMPIIFGMSMHIPSAWLHSIAAVIAFCFVSSFAYILNDIRDLEADRRHPVKRTRPLAAGKISVKDALIEAVILMIFAAAISLAVSPALLAMIILYAVLQVAYSLLLKNFVLIDVIVIAIGFVLRAVAGAVAISVQISPWLFICLFTICLFMGFCKRYNEMMTLANGKDAHYHRATLIEYTPDLLTHLISTSAGIAIITFLLYSISERTTAAFGTNYLVYSLPFVVYGIFRFALLSMKGAYSDPTDIMLKDRPFQATVMLWIIFAAIITLYGKEIAAWFRQLM from the coding sequence ATGGCTAGCAGATCAGCAGTTGCGGACTACCTCAAACTCGCACGTCCGCACAACTGGATAAAAAATGTCGTCGTGCTCATGCCGATCATCTTCGGCATGAGCATGCACATTCCCTCTGCCTGGCTGCACTCCATCGCTGCAGTCATCGCATTCTGCTTCGTATCCTCATTCGCCTACATCCTAAACGACATACGCGACCTCGAGGCCGACCGCCGGCATCCCGTAAAAAGGACCAGGCCCCTTGCAGCCGGCAAGATCAGCGTAAAAGACGCCCTCATCGAAGCCGTGATACTGATGATCTTCGCTGCAGCTATCTCACTAGCGGTGTCGCCCGCATTGCTCGCAATGATAATACTTTACGCGGTCCTGCAGGTGGCGTACTCACTGCTGCTCAAAAATTTCGTCCTGATCGACGTCATCGTCATCGCCATCGGCTTCGTACTCCGCGCTGTAGCAGGCGCGGTAGCAATTTCCGTCCAGATAAGCCCCTGGCTGTTCATCTGCCTGTTCACCATATGCCTGTTCATGGGTTTCTGCAAACGCTACAACGAGATGATGACCCTCGCCAACGGCAAGGACGCTCACTACCACCGAGCCACGCTGATCGAGTATACTCCGGATCTGCTGACCCACCTGATCTCCACCTCCGCCGGAATCGCGATAATCACCTTCCTGCTCTACAGCATCAGCGAGCGGACCACAGCCGCCTTCGGAACGAACTATCTCGTGTATTCCCTGCCTTTCGTCGTCTACGGCATCTTCCGTTTCGCACTGCTCTCGATGAAGGGCGCCTACTCCGATCCCACGGATATAATGCTCAAGGACCGCCCGTTCCAGGCAACCGTAATGCTCTGGATTATCTTCGCAGCCATCATAACGCTCTACGGCAAGGAAATAGCCGCCTGGTTCCGCCAGCTCATGTAA
- a CDS encoding DegT/DnrJ/EryC1/StrS family aminotransferase, with the protein MQVPLLDLKAQYATIKDDILSAVSEVLETQRCIGGPKVDEFEKAVAEVCDCKYAVGTSSGTDAILATLMALDIGEGDEVITTPYTFFATAGCIARTGAKPVFVDIDPKTYNIDPAGIEAVITDNTKAIMPVHLFGQICDMDPIMAIAGTYGLAVIEDACQSVTSTYKGKKACSIGTAGCLSFFPSKNLGGIGDGGMVVTNDEKLYKQLQYLRNHGMEAQYVHKKVGGNFRLDPIQAAALLVKLPHLDEWSQGRRDNAAYYDKKFAGTCVQTPYISPDCKSIFNQYVIRVPKRDALLEHLRASDIGCNIYYPIPLHLQDCFADLNYKQGDFPVSEQAAKETIALPIYPELTDEMKDHVVKTVLDFLE; encoded by the coding sequence GAAACACAACGCTGCATCGGCGGCCCCAAGGTCGACGAATTCGAAAAGGCCGTCGCCGAAGTCTGCGACTGCAAATACGCTGTCGGCACCTCCAGCGGAACAGACGCCATCCTCGCCACCCTCATGGCCCTAGACATAGGTGAAGGTGACGAAGTCATCACCACACCTTACACCTTCTTCGCCACCGCAGGCTGCATCGCCCGCACAGGCGCAAAACCCGTCTTCGTCGATATCGACCCGAAGACCTATAATATCGACCCCGCAGGCATCGAAGCCGTCATCACGGACAACACAAAAGCCATCATGCCCGTCCACCTCTTCGGCCAGATATGCGACATGGACCCCATCATGGCCATCGCAGGCACCTACGGCCTCGCCGTCATCGAAGACGCCTGCCAGTCAGTAACCAGCACATACAAGGGCAAAAAAGCCTGCTCCATCGGCACCGCGGGCTGCCTGAGCTTCTTCCCGAGCAAAAACCTCGGCGGCATCGGCGACGGCGGCATGGTCGTCACCAACGACGAAAAGCTCTACAAGCAGCTTCAATACCTCCGCAACCACGGCATGGAGGCTCAATACGTACACAAAAAGGTCGGCGGCAACTTCCGTCTAGACCCCATCCAGGCCGCCGCACTGCTCGTAAAGCTGCCCCACCTCGACGAATGGTCACAGGGCCGTCGCGACAACGCAGCCTACTACGACAAAAAATTCGCCGGCACCTGCGTCCAGACCCCATACATCAGCCCCGACTGCAAGAGCATCTTCAACCAGTACGTCATCCGCGTACCCAAACGCGACGCACTGCTCGAACATCTGCGAGCCAGCGACATCGGCTGCAACATTTATTACCCGATTCCGCTTCATCTTCAGGACTGTTTTGCCGATTTAAACTACAAGCAGGGCGATTTCCCGGTCTCCGAACAGGCCGCGAAAGAAACTATCGCACTGCCGATTTACCCTGAACTGACCGACGAAATGAAGGACCACGTCGTTAAAACGGTATTGGACTTTCTTGAATAG